The Candidatus Binataceae bacterium genome has a window encoding:
- a CDS encoding Ig-like domain-containing protein: MEEGLKMRFGKLIGLLFGSLVLATARAACAEVIITNPTNGATVNGTITVSAQITSAWWSKLWVDGKGIAVSGIGNVSFTWKTNSFANGTHTLQVDAYPSGKPANAAETIKVNVNNSGTSPVGHFYTLPASASLPNDETCAAEIPWEQEMVPDNQGPNNTKPTSAQLQAYANNGYAWSPYNGTWAYARVDGQYTGTTDMIFRWAACKWGIDEDVVRAQATDEHWSWDQLNSGGDKHTVESQCVNGDFTSLWNYECSDCCYDSWGDFQTKVYYDWQTWPMMQTSTAFSADYRFADQRACMDGDLAPYFAGKPAYNGHTYAGDIASGNLNTILWGCIGLHYSGSWYDGDSTSGAVWYINALQQTAAQKPWKTRWPSVNWPD; encoded by the coding sequence ATGGAAGAAGGGCTAAAGATGAGATTTGGAAAACTAATCGGGTTGCTATTTGGATCGCTCGTGCTGGCCACGGCTCGAGCGGCATGTGCGGAGGTTATAATAACCAATCCTACCAATGGAGCGACGGTGAACGGCACCATCACTGTCAGTGCGCAAATCACTTCGGCGTGGTGGTCTAAACTCTGGGTTGACGGAAAGGGGATCGCGGTTTCAGGAATCGGCAACGTCAGCTTCACCTGGAAAACCAATTCCTTTGCAAACGGCACCCACACCCTGCAGGTCGACGCGTACCCGAGCGGCAAGCCGGCCAATGCCGCCGAGACGATCAAAGTCAACGTGAACAACAGCGGTACTTCACCCGTGGGGCATTTCTATACGCTTCCGGCGAGCGCTTCGCTACCCAACGACGAGACCTGTGCGGCGGAGATCCCCTGGGAACAGGAAATGGTTCCTGATAATCAAGGGCCGAACAATACCAAACCAACCTCTGCACAGCTCCAAGCATACGCTAACAATGGTTATGCGTGGAGTCCCTACAACGGAACTTGGGCCTATGCTCGGGTGGACGGGCAATACACCGGCACCACCGATATGATTTTTCGCTGGGCCGCATGCAAATGGGGTATCGACGAGGATGTGGTCCGCGCTCAGGCGACCGACGAACATTGGAGCTGGGACCAGCTGAACAGCGGCGGGGACAAACACACCGTCGAATCCCAGTGCGTTAACGGGGATTTCACTAGTCTTTGGAACTACGAATGCTCCGATTGCTGTTATGACTCATGGGGCGACTTCCAGACCAAAGTCTATTACGACTGGCAAACCTGGCCGATGATGCAGACCTCTACTGCGTTTTCGGCGGACTACCGTTTCGCTGACCAAAGAGCCTGCATGGACGGTGACTTGGCGCCATACTTTGCCGGCAAGCCTGCCTACAATGGGCACACCTATGCTGGTGATATCGCCAGCGGAAATCTCAACACGATCTTATGGGGATGCATCGGGCTGCACTATTCCGGCAGTTGGTACGATGGCGACTCGACATCAGGCGCAGTCTGGTATATCAACGCTCTCCAACAAACAGCCGCGCAGAAACCCTGGAAGACCCGGTGGCCCTCTGTCAATTGGCCTGACTGA